A genomic segment from Triticum dicoccoides isolate Atlit2015 ecotype Zavitan chromosome 1A, WEW_v2.0, whole genome shotgun sequence encodes:
- the LOC119305541 gene encoding WAT1-related protein At5g64700-like yields the protein MADRSKKPYVVAVAIQAIYTGLFVVSKAAFDSGINTNIFIFYRLAAATALLLPIALIDSICRRSRSTTATPAPALSCRLLFKLFLYALLGNTFTLNVYNVSLKQTSATVGSAAINSMPVATFLLAVLLRMEAVKLRSRSGLGKLTGVALCLAGVLVIAFYDGPSIRPLAHNPVFAHKPNSVSSSAAWIKGTFLLILACATWSLWIVMQVPLLKEYPNKLMATALQCLFGALQSFLVAMVVERDFTKWKLGLDIGLLAVFYSAFLGTGALMYLQAWCVEMRGPVFVATWSPLALIFTIFCSSFFLGEAIHLGSILGGILLVGGLYSVLWGKSKEKEINMALVVPEESQVQGDGAAIQKKHEEAELTSQV from the exons ATGGCCGACCGGAGTAAGAAGCCGTACGTGGTGGCAGTAGCAATCCAGGCCATCTACACGGGCCTCTTCGTCGTCTCTAAGGCTGCCTTTGACAGCGGCATCAACACCAATATCTTCATCTTCTACCGCCTCGCTGCTGCCACCGCGCTCCTCCTCCCAATCGCGCTTATCGACTCCATTTGCCGCAGGAGCCGATCAACCACGGCAACACCTGCACCAGCATTGTCATGCCGGCTGCTCTTCAAGCTCTTCCTATACGCCTTACTTGG GAACACCTTCACCCTGAATGTGTACAACGTGAGCTTGAAGCAGACTTCGGCGACGGTGGGGTCAGCGGCCATCAACTCCATGCCCGTTGCCACCTTCCTCCTCGCGGTGCTTCTGCGGATGGAGGCGGTGAAGCTCCGGAGCCGCTCTGGATTAGGCAAGCTCACCGGTGTCGCTCTTTGCCTCGCTGGAGTGTTGGTCATCGCCTTCTACGATGGCCCGTCCATACGCCCCCTTGCCCACAACCCCGTCTTCGCTCACAAGCCAAACAGTGTCAGCAGTAGCGCTGCTTGGATCAAAGGCACCTTCCTTCTCATCCTCGCTTGTGCAACCTGGTCTCTCTGGATTGTCATGCAG GTTCCATTGCTTAAAGAATATCCAAACAAATTGATGGCCACGGCGCTGCAATGCCTGTTTGGTGCACTTCAGTCCTTTCTCGTGGCAATGGTGGTTGAAAGGGACTTCACCAAATGGAAGCTTGGGCTGGACATTGGCCTCCTTGCGGTCTTCTACTCG GCCTTCTTAGGAACGGGTGCATTAATGTACCTACAGGCATGGTGTGTGGAGATGAGAGGGCCGGTGTTTGTCGCGACGTGGAGTCCGTTGGCATTAATTTtcactatcttttgctcatcattcTTCCTTGGAGAAGCCATTCACCTTGGGAG TATTTTGGGAGGAATTCTACTAGTTGGTGGACTATACAGTGTACTATGGGGtaaaagcaaggaaaaagaaaTTAATATGGCATTAGTGGTCCCCGAGGAAAGTCAAGTTCAAGGAGACGGAGCGGCAATACAGAAGAAACACGAAGAGGCAGAACTAACATCACAAGTTTAA